Sequence from the Pseudocalidococcus azoricus BACA0444 genome:
AACAAGGACGTTCTGCCACGGGCCTGTAGTGTCTGGTCTGGGGACGATAAACTTTTGACCATCGGGTTACACAGGCTGTTCTGAGAGAGTCAGAATCTTAAAAAGACCTAACCCACAAAGCATTTTCTGACTTATCCCCATCTCACCCTAAATGAGTAACGCTATACCAGCAGCCATGAAAAAGGACTGACCCTAACACCAGAGCCAGCCCGCATCATTTGGGAAACGCTTGACGAGGAAGGATAATTTAGCCGTGAACGACCAATTTAACGTTGGCGTTTTGCAGGCCAGGCCGTTTGACTTCGGCTAAGGTTTTGTTGATCGCATACTTCTGATTGATGGAGTTGATCAACTCAGTTTGGTTGTGCTTTTTAGCCACACCCCAAAGATCAGCGATCAAGTCAAAGCTACCATCAGCATTGCGAGACCAACCGAGATCGTATTCGCCGTCCAAGACAGCCACGATATCAGAGCGCACCCGTTGACCGTTGTACCCGCGCACATCGGCTTCAGTTTTCACAGCAATCCCTAAATCCCGTAAAGAAGACTTGAGGATTTCGGCATCGGTGATTTTGGTGCGTAAGGTGCTGAAGTGAGACATGGGGAAATTCCTCCAGATTGAGACAAAAATACAAGACAAACATCATTGGGACTGAATGACCGTAATTTATGTTGGACAAACCCTTACGGTGGGGTCTTTCTTCCGTCACGTAACAGAAGCAAGCTTTTTAGAACTCCAGGCGTTGATATTCCGCCACGGAAGCTGCAGCCGGTCGCGCTCGTTGTCGGGCCCAATCTCGGAGGGCCGTGACCTGTTCCTGCATGGTTTTGGACAGGGGTTGGGTGGCGCGGCTGGTGGCAATAATGTCGAGTTGGGTAAATTCCCGCCCCTGGGCAAAGGCCTCATACATCGCTGCCACAATGGCCTGTTCAATTTCGGCTCCTGAAAAGCCATCGCACACCTGGGCCAACTGTTCCAAATCAAATCGATCAATGTCCCGTCGCCGTTTAGACAGATGAATCCGAAAAATATCCTGGCGTTCTTCGGCGTTGGGTAAATCAACAAAGAAAATTTCATCAAACCGGCCTTTCCGCAAAAATTCACCGGGCAATTTTTCCACACGGTTAGCGGTGGCCAGGACAAAGACGGGGGAATTTTTTTCCTGCATCCAAGTCAGGAAGGAGCCAAAAATCCGACTCGATGTGCCACCATCAGAATCCGCTGACCCAGCCCCCCCCGCAAAGGCTTTATCCATCTCGTCAATAAACAAGATTGCCGGAGAAATGGACTCAGCCGTTTTCAGGGCATTGCGAAGATTAGCTTCCGAGCGACCGACCATCGATCCGTCATAGACCCGGCCCATATCTAAGCGCAACAAAGGCAAGCCCCAAAGGCGGGAGGTGGTTTTGGCAATCAAGGATTTTCCGCAACCGGGAACCCCCAAAATCAACATCCCTTTTGGCTGGGGCAGGCCATAGTCCCGGGCTTTTTCCGAGAAAGCATTAGACCGTTGTTGGAGCCAAACCTTCATTTCCTCTAAACCACCAACCGAATCAATGGTTTCATCCACTTCGATATATTCCAAAATCCCGTTGCGGCGGATCAGTTGCTTTTTCTCAGAGAGAACGATTTCAACTTCAGCTTCGGTCAGGCGGCCGGCAGTAACTTTGGCTTTTCGATAGACTTTTTGGGCTTCATCAAGAGTTAATCCTAGGGCTGCTTTAACCAGCTTTTCCCGTGTTTCAGCCTGGAGTTTTTTCGGCTTGGTTCCGTCTAATTGGGATTCGAGAATACCATCTAAATCTGTAATGCTGGGAAGGGGATAATCCACAACGGCAATTTCTTTTTCTAGCTCTACTGGAATGCGTTGAGCCGCTTCGGGAGACATGAGGATGAGGGTTTTTTGAGTCCCTTTGAAACTGGCTACAGCATCTCTGAGGGAGCGAGTCACTGGGGGCGAGTCAATGAAGGGGTGAATATCCTTGAAGACATAGATTCCCGGTTCCCGTTGATGGACAACCCATTGAATGGCGGCTTCTGGGGAGACGGTGTTGTGATGACTGACGTTGCGGGGCTGGCCATATTCAACGACACCGTGGGTGACCGTCCAGATATAGACTTTGCGGTGGTGACGATGGGGTTGATCGGAAAGGTGAGCAATTTCGGCAATGGCTTGTTCGGCCCGTTCTTCTTCTGATGTCAGCAGATAGATCAAAGGGTACTGGGCCTGGATCAGGATGCTCAGTTCTTCACGCATTTTGAAAATCACCCCCTGTTAGCAGGCCACGAAAGGACAAACGCAATACTTTGAACGAGAAATTAAATGGGGAAACCCCCTCCCGCCACTCAACTGAACGAGAAATTACAGAAATTCAAGGAACCATAACTAAAAATCTGCTGTGGTTTGGGCCTGTATGACCTAACGGGCCGCCACGAGTTCATTTTGCAAGGCGGGAACAGTCAAATGAGCATCATCGAGAACAGTGGGTTGATTGATTAGGGAAACCAATTGATCACCACGCATCACAACAGCCGTAGCACATTCAGGACAAGCATAAACTCGATGGGTCGCCCCAAATTCCTGAGCTTCGACTTCAGCCACAACCTCGGGATGACACAGATAAAAGCTAATGGCCCGTTCTGCCAAATCAGACATATTTTCCTGCTGGACGGCCGCAGTGATTTTTAACTGCTTGTGCAAGTCGGACGAAAGGTATAACGTGGCTTTTTGCTTGTCTTCCATAAAGAACCAGTTGTAATGTCCCCGAGCTATGGATGCCAGTTTAGACAGGAGTTCCTGAGGGTGTCAAGGAAAATCGGCGGCAAAACGGCAATATTGTTGCAAATCGTTACAAAACTTTGTTCATCTTGGCCTGGGATAATCGAAAAGCGAAGAAATCTAAAGAGACGCAACCAAGTGAGGGCATTGTGGTACAGCCAAAACTAATCATCCACGGTGGGGCCGGTAGTTCGTTACAGGATAAAGGCGGCTTGGAATCTGTGCGGGAAGATCTGCGCGGGATTGTTTATCAAATTTATGCCCGTCTCCAGGCCGGGGAACAGGCGATTTCGGCGGCGGTGTTTGGCTGTCGGCTCTTGGAGGATCGACCCCGGTTTAATGCGGGTACAGGCTCGGTATTGCAGTCCGATGGGCAAATTCGGATGAGTGCCGCGCTGATGGATGGGACCCGGCAACGCTTGAGTGGGGTAATCAATGTCTCGCGCCTGAAAAATCCGATTGATTTGGCTGAGTTCTTGCAATCTGAGGATGATCGGGTCTTGTCCGATGTGGGGGCGGCAGAATTGGCGAGAGAACTGCATATCCCGATTTATAACCCGATGACGGATTTGCGCTTAAACGAATGGGTCGCGGAACGGGCGGGGAATTTTGAGCGGACTATGGCCAATGTGGTGGCAGAACCTGGCCGGGGCACGATTGGAGTAGTGGTCTTGGATCAGCAGGGTCAGTTAGCGGTGGCAACTTCAACGGGTGGGAAAGGCTTTGAGCGGATTGGGCGAGTGAGTGATTCAGCCATGCCAGCGGGAAATTATGCCAACGAGTTTGCGGCGGTGAGTTGTACTGGAATTGGTGAGGACATTATTGATGAATGTTTGGCGGCCCGGATTGTGGTGCGGGTGACAGATGGGATGCAGTTATCAGGTGCGTTTCAAAAATCCTTTCAAGAGGCAGCCTCCCGGAACCGAGATTTTGGTGCGATTGGGATTGATCGGACAGGTAACTTGGCCTGGGGGAAAACCTGTGATGTCCTGTTGGCGGCTTATCATGATGGCAGCAAAATTGATGACACCTTAGAGTTACCGGGGGGGGTGCAAACGACTTAGTTAGAATTGGGTCATGATGTCATCATGCTGAGAATTTAGCTTCTGGATTGCCATGTGCCAGCTTTTAGGCATGAACTGTAATGTTCCGACCGATATTTGCTTTTCATTTCAAGGCTTTGCGGCCCGAGGGGGTCAAACCGATGAACATCGCGACGGCTGGGGGATTGCCTTTTTTGAGGGGCGCGGCTGTCGTTTATTTGTGGATGAGCAACCTGCGATCACCTCTCCCATTGCCGCCTTGGTACAGCGTTACCCGATTCATTCCACCCATGTGATTGCCCATATTCGGAAAGCCACTCAAGGGGCGATTGCCTTAGAAAATTGTCATCCGTTCCGCCGCCCACTCTGGGGTCGTTATTGGGTTTTTGCTCATAATGGCAATTTAGAAGGATGTTCCTTAAAACCTGGCCCCCTGTTTCAACCCATTGGCGAGACCGATAGTGAATTGGCATTTTGTTTGATTCTGGAATTCTTACAGAAAAATTTCCCTGAGGGTAAACCAGGCCTGGGGCAGTTAAATGCAGCCTTACAAGCGATGACGGCCCAACTCGCTCCCTTTGGCCCCTTTAATTACTTACTTTCTGATGGGGATGATTTCTGGGCCTATTGTTCCACCCAACTCAGTTATGTGGTGCGAGCAGCTCCATTCCGGGCAGCCCATTTGATTGATGCTGATTTGACTGTGGATTTTCGGGAATTGACTCGCCCTCAGGATCGGGTCGCG
This genomic interval carries:
- a CDS encoding DUF1257 domain-containing protein, whose protein sequence is MSHFSTLRTKITDAEILKSSLRDLGIAVKTEADVRGYNGQRVRSDIVAVLDGEYDLGWSRNADGSFDLIADLWGVAKKHNQTELINSINQKYAINKTLAEVKRPGLQNANVKLVVHG
- the ycf46 gene encoding stress-responsive protein Ycf46: MREELSILIQAQYPLIYLLTSEEERAEQAIAEIAHLSDQPHRHHRKVYIWTVTHGVVEYGQPRNVSHHNTVSPEAAIQWVVHQREPGIYVFKDIHPFIDSPPVTRSLRDAVASFKGTQKTLILMSPEAAQRIPVELEKEIAVVDYPLPSITDLDGILESQLDGTKPKKLQAETREKLVKAALGLTLDEAQKVYRKAKVTAGRLTEAEVEIVLSEKKQLIRRNGILEYIEVDETIDSVGGLEEMKVWLQQRSNAFSEKARDYGLPQPKGMLILGVPGCGKSLIAKTTSRLWGLPLLRLDMGRVYDGSMVGRSEANLRNALKTAESISPAILFIDEMDKAFAGGAGSADSDGGTSSRIFGSFLTWMQEKNSPVFVLATANRVEKLPGEFLRKGRFDEIFFVDLPNAEERQDIFRIHLSKRRRDIDRFDLEQLAQVCDGFSGAEIEQAIVAAMYEAFAQGREFTQLDIIATSRATQPLSKTMQEQVTALRDWARQRARPAAASVAEYQRLEF
- a CDS encoding isoaspartyl peptidase/L-asparaginase, whose amino-acid sequence is MVQPKLIIHGGAGSSLQDKGGLESVREDLRGIVYQIYARLQAGEQAISAAVFGCRLLEDRPRFNAGTGSVLQSDGQIRMSAALMDGTRQRLSGVINVSRLKNPIDLAEFLQSEDDRVLSDVGAAELARELHIPIYNPMTDLRLNEWVAERAGNFERTMANVVAEPGRGTIGVVVLDQQGQLAVATSTGGKGFERIGRVSDSAMPAGNYANEFAAVSCTGIGEDIIDECLAARIVVRVTDGMQLSGAFQKSFQEAASRNRDFGAIGIDRTGNLAWGKTCDVLLAAYHDGSKIDDTLELPGGVQTT
- a CDS encoding class II glutamine amidotransferase, whose amino-acid sequence is MCQLLGMNCNVPTDICFSFQGFAARGGQTDEHRDGWGIAFFEGRGCRLFVDEQPAITSPIAALVQRYPIHSTHVIAHIRKATQGAIALENCHPFRRPLWGRYWVFAHNGNLEGCSLKPGPLFQPIGETDSELAFCLILEFLQKNFPEGKPGLGQLNAALQAMTAQLAPFGPFNYLLSDGDDFWAYCSTQLSYVVRAAPFRAAHLIDADLTVDFRELTRPQDRVAVIATTPLTDDETWTKMEPGQLLAFRDGSPQA